The Echinicola jeungdonensis genome segment GGGGCATAGGTCCTGAATTTCAGCCAAGGGAAACGGAAAAAATCAAAATAACCGCTCCATTTCAAGTCCTTGGTAATGGAATAATTCAGGCCAAGGTATATCCCCCGTTCATTGATGGCCCTGGAGTTTTCTCCAAAACTACTTCCATAAAAAGTATGAAAATGCCTGTCAAATCTCCTCAAAAGCAATGAAAAGTCCATTTCAGGGCTCAAGCTGCTCATCCAGCCCAATACCATTCCCTTACCTTTACTTTTTGAGATGGCTGCTTCTCCAAAGAAAAAGTGGTTTTGGTAATTATAAGAAAAGTAGGCGCTATGGATATGATTGATCTTGCCCCTGAATTCAAATTTATTATAAACCCTTTCTTTCCTTTTATAGGGCTGACTAAAGCGGGTCCAAAGGGTGTTTATCCCCAATTGAAAGTTTTTGTTAATAGAATGGTAATTGAAATTTGCTCCCAGGTTGTTTTCCCAAGCTTTGGATTTTTTGTTGATTTCTGTGGAAGTCCTGTGGTAGCCACTTTGGGAAAGGGAGGTGATATAACTGGAAAGTGATTTTGAAAGGCTGTCAGGGACTAATATGCTGGCGCTGCGAGGAGTGTGAGAAAGTAAAATAGAACCCTCAAATTGGTCAAATTGATAGGTGGCAGCTGCACCCCTGAAATATCCAAATTCAGTGGCAGAGGTATAAGGGCGGATTCCACTGGAACTTCTCCTTGTGGTGGTAATAGTTTCAGATCCTTTGCCAACAGAAAAACCGGCTCCAAATACTAATCCTTGTCCAAATTGAGCTTTATAATCTCCGACAGTTAGGATTTTCCAATGTTTATCTGGATAAAGTGAAAAATGGTAACTCAAAAAATTGAAGCCATATCTTTTGGAGGAAGTATCCCAAATAAATTGTTCCCCTGAATCTTTGTCCAGGGTAAAACCAAAACTAAAATCATTTATATGTTGGCTTCTAAAGCGTAAATAATAATTGTTGGGGTCACCAAGGTATCTTTGGGTAAGTCGCCCATTTCCAAGGGTGTCTGGTGGGGTATAACCCTTTCTGGTTTCCAGGTACCTTCTTGCTCTAAACATGATATAAGCATTTTTTTCTTCCAAAATCCTATTCACTAAGGGTTTTGGATGAATTTTTTTGTTAGAGGAAATGGAGACAAAGG includes the following:
- a CDS encoding ComEA family DNA-binding protein, with the protein product MKKKSYILFFLFFLTHFQTLGQTLNADFDIEAFMEEMFSFQEGENEEMAQQYENLMQFYFTPLDLNKATADELQSLYSLSPFQIQQLLEYRNNFGPIISIYELQAIPKFDKATIQNILPFVSISSNKKIHPKPLVNRILEEKNAYIMFRARRYLETRKGYTPPDTLGNGRLTQRYLGDPNNYYLRFRSQHINDFSFGFTLDKDSGEQFIWDTSSKRYGFNFLSYHFSLYPDKHWKILTVGDYKAQFGQGLVFGAGFSVGKGSETITTTRRSSSGIRPYTSATEFGYFRGAAATYQFDQFEGSILLSHTPRSASILVPDSLSKSLSSYITSLSQSGYHRTSTEINKKSKAWENNLGANFNYHSINKNFQLGINTLWTRFSQPYKRKERVYNKFEFRGKINHIHSAYFSYNYQNHFFFGEAAISKSKGKGMVLGWMSSLSPEMDFSLLLRRFDRHFHTFYGSSFGENSRAINERGIYLGLNYSITKDLKWSGYFDFFRFPWLKFRTYAPSDGHEWLQRLSFSPKKSLQIYFQIREELKDRNIPIDQSDHLIYQLRGRKRRNYLANLDFKISDSYSIRSRVQWSNFDFNDNKTWGYALVQDINADWDNWRLSTRMAIFDTDDYDNRQYVYEKNVLWAFSIPAYYGQGMRYYFLLQYRPSRRWDFWIRWSRTIYTDRDKISSGLQEVQSNRLSQLNLQVRLRFNK